One genomic segment of Synechocystis sp. LKSZ1 includes these proteins:
- a CDS encoding response regulator transcription factor, translating into MKILLVEDDLRIAQAIAEALKDQKYTVELAQEGQLGLKLAQTGAFDLIVLDVMLPELDGITLCHCLRQQGDKTPILMLTARDTSRDKVLGLDAGADDYVIKPFDLPELLARIRALLRRGAITFSPILEWERVKLVPSDCQVFYDNCPVALTPKEYALLELFLRHGSQVLSRSAILDHVWGWEETPGEETVKVHLRSVRQKLKAAGAPANLIETVYGMGYRLNPNL; encoded by the coding sequence ATGAAAATTTTACTGGTAGAGGATGATCTGCGTATTGCCCAGGCCATTGCCGAAGCCTTAAAGGATCAAAAATATACCGTAGAACTGGCCCAGGAAGGACAACTAGGCTTAAAGCTAGCTCAAACTGGCGCTTTTGACTTAATTGTTTTGGATGTGATGTTACCGGAATTAGATGGCATCACCCTTTGCCATTGCCTCCGACAACAGGGAGATAAGACACCCATTTTAATGTTGACAGCCCGAGATACCAGTCGAGATAAAGTTCTTGGCCTAGATGCAGGAGCAGATGATTATGTCATTAAGCCTTTTGATTTGCCAGAGCTTTTAGCGAGAATTCGGGCCCTATTGCGTCGGGGGGCCATCACCTTTTCCCCTATTCTGGAATGGGAGCGGGTCAAACTCGTCCCCAGTGATTGTCAAGTCTTTTACGACAATTGCCCTGTGGCCCTCACGCCCAAAGAGTATGCCCTACTTGAACTCTTTCTTCGCCATGGTAGTCAGGTACTTAGTCGTAGTGCCATTCTGGATCACGTCTGGGGCTGGGAAGAGACCCCTGGAGAAGAAACCGTTAAGGTTCATCTCCGCAGTGTACGCCAGAAACTCAAGGCAGCCGGTGCCCCAGCTAATTTAATCGAAACTGTCTATGGCATGGGATATAGACTTAACCCCAATCTCTGA
- a CDS encoding HAMP domain-containing sensor histidine kinase, whose product MAWDIDLTPISDQRFSQLRRRLLSSYLLVIATILGGFSVTVYALVAHERNQQFNQHLHQSANSSASLFAMIKHEYEEVKTDLEEESFSHSTAAVSMPRTLTELMHRSPEAAIPLPPGTSSMTAEQGVEWYDAQQQQLVRDGGLFPSTPLPKLVDPAGQWEQQGSTRSFIHPVYRDSIASQATLLGYVRVTESTLALEAELRRLRWGLVLGGLAVSGLAMAGGVWLTRVALRPITQSFQQLQQFTADASHELRSPLTAIRASIAVMQSHPERIHAADVDKLAAVAEASTQMSRLVEELLLLARMDQQAPDQQGWQRVALDEILEDLVDLYHDQAEQAQLALQTNLMSPVEIRGDVAHLQRLFTNLLANALHYTPSGGSIFVSLQVRGNYAFTEIKDTGIGISPEQLPHIFKRFWRADQARRHDNAGSGLGLAIAKSIVQCHGGEIIVRSEMGVGTSFQIKLPLS is encoded by the coding sequence ATGGCATGGGATATAGACTTAACCCCAATCTCTGACCAGCGCTTTAGCCAGCTACGTCGGCGTTTATTGTCATCCTATTTACTGGTAATCGCCACTATCCTAGGGGGCTTTTCTGTAACGGTGTATGCTCTGGTGGCCCATGAACGTAATCAACAATTTAACCAGCATCTCCACCAGTCCGCGAATAGTTCTGCCAGTCTGTTTGCAATGATCAAGCATGAATACGAAGAAGTCAAAACTGACCTGGAAGAGGAATCTTTTTCCCATTCCACCGCCGCCGTCTCCATGCCCCGAACCTTGACAGAATTAATGCACCGTTCCCCTGAAGCGGCTATCCCCTTGCCTCCTGGCACCTCTTCAATGACCGCAGAGCAGGGGGTCGAATGGTATGATGCCCAACAACAACAATTAGTCCGAGATGGAGGACTTTTTCCATCAACGCCGTTACCGAAGCTTGTAGATCCAGCGGGTCAATGGGAACAGCAAGGCAGTACCCGGAGTTTTATTCATCCTGTATACCGAGACTCTATCGCCAGTCAAGCGACTCTGTTGGGTTATGTACGAGTGACGGAATCGACCCTGGCCCTAGAAGCAGAATTACGTCGTTTGCGTTGGGGATTGGTTCTGGGCGGATTGGCTGTTTCAGGCCTGGCCATGGCGGGGGGGGTCTGGTTAACCCGAGTTGCTCTCAGGCCCATTACCCAAAGTTTTCAGCAACTGCAACAGTTTACTGCCGACGCATCCCATGAACTGCGTAGTCCCCTAACCGCGATTCGGGCGTCCATTGCAGTGATGCAGAGCCATCCCGAACGTATTCACGCTGCCGATGTCGATAAACTTGCGGCTGTTGCCGAGGCCTCTACCCAAATGAGTCGATTAGTCGAGGAGCTATTGCTCCTAGCCCGCATGGATCAACAGGCTCCTGACCAACAGGGATGGCAACGGGTTGCTCTGGATGAAATCCTAGAAGATTTAGTAGACCTCTATCATGATCAAGCGGAACAGGCCCAGCTTGCTCTACAAACTAACCTCATGTCTCCGGTCGAGATTCGGGGGGATGTCGCCCATCTCCAGCGCCTGTTTACTAATCTTTTAGCCAATGCTCTGCACTATACCCCCTCCGGTGGCAGCATCTTTGTTTCCTTACAAGTTCGAGGGAACTATGCCTTCACAGAGATCAAGGACACAGGAATTGGTATTTCTCCTGAGCAATTACCCCACATTTTTAAGCGATTCTGGCGGGCCGACCAAGCTCGTCGTCATGATAATGCTGGTTCTGGCCTGGGTTTAGCCATTGCCAAGAGCATTGTGCAATGCCACGGGGGCGAGATCATTGTTCGTAGTGAAATGGGGGTAGGGACTAGTTTCCAGATTAAATTGCCCCTGAGCTAA
- a CDS encoding cadherin-like domain-containing protein produces MVTPFSPFTGTNNSLLTDALLAANSGITITPNSITLNASAPDAVNFYDGSLTPLGIGSGLLLTSGTTPGTSNTVGWFGNDNSATSGFDNGDADINAVVNTVFLTQSYDATSLAFDFTVTDPTATSISFDIVFGSDEYPEWVDAFVDSAIVMVNGVNYALFNHDPLHPLSVVSSNLAAGYFQDNATNALPIEYDGVSHVLKIVAPIHGGGINNHIKIAIADTGDHIYDSGIFISNLSAGNTPGSGVVSVTPPGSTTNSNDVVTGSAQDEFIDLQGGDDIAYAGAGDDIVVGGAGNDSCYGGSGNDQLKGDAGNDYLDGGDGVSDTAVFAGLSSEYTLVYNAASATYTITDSKTGITAEGTDTLVNVELAKFNDGLFSITIGGLTSVLAPPPPPTNTPGFVILSGVASAGNVLTATVSDPDGISGIVSYQWQSSNDNGLSWSDIGADSNSYTVTSADTGNLIQVIANYTDNGAITESPVSAPKSILQTKQGDLVVTLLQLKAPLGASNINPLTTLVQDAIDLGLSPNTAVNAIKTVLGLPADIKLQSYDAYGILQMNPTNAQALAVEKVAVQVAILTSLSDDDTGLNLTSAIINAAANDTTLNLADANDLAAILGLNITGLTKANYPQPLREIFDRNKSMSDAIADGKGIGVIEQEWQDLLSINDGIQSTSIADLSIHINQAPIGTATASLVQGTEGSPYTLNAADLLAGFSDSDGGTLSVTNLAASVAGTFIDNQNGTWTFTPDNNNYSGPVELTYTVIDGQGGSISANQLFVLEPIPVTPVNNAPVGTATAILGNGTEDTAYVINNADLLQGFSDPDGDNLTVDSLTATNGSLVNNGDGTWTFNPNSNYNGAVALSYNVIDGKGDSVAANQNFNLTAVNDAPIGTPAATLVSGTEDTPYLINANDLLQGFSDVDGDPLSITALTATNGSLLDNGNGTWTFNPNSNYNGAVALSYNVIDGNGGTLAANQNFSLAAVNDAPIGTPTATLVSGIEDTPYLINANALLQGFSDVDGDPLSISALTVTNGSLLDNGNGTWTFNPNSNYNGPVALSYNVIDGNGGILPTTQQFILSPVIHTFTGTSKADTLTGTTGADTLIGLAGNDTYIVNHSGDIVVENAKAGTDTVQASISYTLGANVENLVLTGIDAINGTGNALKNVITGNDAANILDGGTGADTLVGGTGNDTYIVDNTGDLVIETSTLATEIDTVQSSVTYILGANVENLILVGTNSIKGTGNVLDNFITGNGAANTLDGGAGNDSLFGGAGNDILTGGGGSDLLVGGTGNDTLNLGLNDGVADVVRYTIGDGADVINQFVKGIDKLAFTGISFIDVKVLGSDTQLRLGNGIAGDAGFGTGTLLETIKGVTGFTAAHLGVGGTSVDSSNTAQFFFG; encoded by the coding sequence ATGGTTACTCCTTTTTCTCCCTTCACTGGTACCAATAACTCTCTACTGACTGATGCCCTTTTAGCCGCCAACTCAGGCATCACTATTACCCCAAATTCAATTACCTTAAATGCATCAGCACCGGATGCGGTCAATTTTTATGATGGCTCCTTGACTCCCCTCGGTATCGGCTCAGGATTGCTATTGACTTCAGGGACAACCCCAGGCACTTCTAATACAGTCGGTTGGTTTGGCAATGATAATAGTGCAACCAGTGGTTTTGATAACGGCGATGCGGACATTAATGCCGTTGTAAATACAGTTTTTCTAACCCAGTCCTACGACGCAACCAGCTTAGCTTTTGATTTTACGGTTACGGATCCAACGGCTACTTCTATCAGTTTTGATATTGTTTTTGGTTCTGATGAATATCCCGAATGGGTGGATGCCTTTGTTGATTCGGCGATCGTAATGGTGAATGGGGTCAACTATGCGCTGTTTAACCATGATCCCTTGCATCCCCTGAGCGTTGTTAGTTCTAATTTAGCGGCGGGTTACTTTCAGGACAATGCCACCAATGCCTTGCCCATTGAATATGACGGAGTTAGCCATGTATTGAAAATTGTGGCGCCTATTCATGGGGGTGGCATCAATAATCATATTAAAATCGCGATCGCGGACACAGGAGATCATATTTACGATAGTGGTATTTTTATTTCTAATCTTTCGGCAGGAAATACCCCGGGTTCAGGGGTTGTGAGTGTTACACCGCCTGGCTCAACGACCAATAGTAATGATGTGGTGACTGGTTCAGCCCAGGATGAATTCATTGATTTGCAAGGAGGCGACGATATTGCCTATGCGGGGGCTGGGGATGACATTGTGGTTGGGGGTGCCGGTAATGATTCCTGCTATGGCGGTAGTGGTAATGACCAGCTAAAAGGCGATGCCGGCAATGATTACCTCGATGGGGGGGATGGGGTCTCTGATACCGCCGTTTTTGCGGGTCTGAGCAGTGAATATACCCTGGTTTATAATGCCGCCAGTGCCACCTACACGATCACCGACAGCAAAACGGGTATTACGGCTGAGGGTACCGACACGCTGGTTAATGTGGAATTGGCTAAGTTCAATGATGGGCTTTTTAGCATTACCATCGGTGGCCTAACTTCGGTTTTGGCTCCTCCTCCGCCCCCGACTAATACCCCTGGTTTTGTGATTCTGAGTGGTGTTGCGTCGGCAGGGAATGTTTTGACCGCAACGGTGAGTGATCCCGATGGAATTTCAGGGATTGTTAGCTATCAATGGCAGTCATCCAATGACAATGGTCTGAGCTGGAGCGATATCGGCGCTGACAGTAATAGCTATACCGTGACATCGGCTGATACAGGTAATCTGATTCAGGTCATTGCGAACTATACCGATAATGGGGCGATCACCGAGTCTCCGGTGAGTGCGCCCAAAAGCATTTTACAAACCAAGCAAGGCGATTTGGTGGTTACCTTGTTGCAACTGAAAGCCCCCTTGGGAGCCAGTAATATTAATCCCTTAACGACCCTAGTACAGGATGCCATTGATCTGGGTTTATCCCCCAATACGGCAGTGAATGCGATCAAGACGGTTCTGGGTCTTCCTGCTGACATCAAATTGCAAAGCTATGATGCCTACGGGATTTTACAAATGAATCCAACTAATGCCCAGGCCCTGGCGGTGGAGAAGGTGGCCGTTCAAGTAGCGATTCTTACGTCATTGTCTGATGATGATACGGGCTTGAATTTAACCTCTGCTATTATCAACGCTGCCGCCAACGATACAACCCTGAATCTAGCCGACGCCAATGATCTGGCAGCCATTCTGGGGCTGAATATTACAGGCTTAACTAAAGCCAACTATCCTCAACCTCTCCGGGAAATTTTTGATCGAAATAAGAGTATGTCTGATGCGATCGCCGATGGAAAAGGGATTGGCGTCATTGAACAAGAATGGCAAGATTTACTCAGCATCAACGATGGTATTCAGTCTACGTCAATTGCCGATCTGAGTATCCACATTAATCAAGCACCCATTGGCACAGCAACCGCCAGTTTAGTTCAGGGAACGGAAGGCTCCCCCTATACTCTCAATGCCGCTGATTTACTGGCGGGTTTTAGCGATTCAGACGGTGGGACTTTATCCGTAACTAATTTGGCAGCCAGTGTTGCTGGTACGTTCATTGATAATCAAAATGGCACCTGGACATTCACCCCAGATAACAATAATTACAGTGGCCCTGTAGAGCTTACCTATACTGTCATTGATGGTCAAGGTGGCAGTATCTCGGCAAATCAACTTTTTGTTTTAGAACCGATTCCCGTCACTCCTGTCAACAATGCTCCCGTTGGGACTGCAACCGCCATTTTAGGTAATGGAACAGAAGATACCGCCTATGTCATCAATAATGCTGACCTGTTACAGGGCTTCAGTGACCCTGATGGTGACAATCTAACGGTGGATAGTCTAACCGCCACAAACGGTAGCCTAGTGAATAACGGTGATGGTACTTGGACATTTAATCCCAACAGCAATTACAACGGCGCAGTTGCCCTTAGCTATAACGTCATTGATGGTAAAGGTGACAGTGTCGCCGCCAATCAAAACTTTAATCTCACAGCCGTTAATGACGCTCCCATCGGTACTCCTGCGGCAACATTAGTTTCTGGGACAGAAGATACCCCCTATCTCATCAACGCTAATGATTTATTACAGGGCTTTAGCGATGTTGATGGTGATCCCCTCTCTATTACTGCTTTGACAGCCACGAACGGTAGCCTATTAGATAACGGCAATGGCACTTGGACATTTAATCCCAACAGCAATTACAACGGCGCAGTTGCCCTTAGCTACAACGTTATTGATGGTAACGGTGGTACTCTCGCTGCGAACCAAAACTTTAGTCTCGCGGCTGTTAATGATGCTCCCATCGGTACTCCTACAGCAACGTTAGTTTCTGGGATAGAAGATACCCCCTATCTCATCAACGCCAATGCTTTATTACAAGGATTTAGCGATGTTGATGGTGATCCTCTGTCTATTTCCGCTTTGACAGTCACGAACGGTAGCCTATTAGATAACGGCAATGGCACTTGGACATTTAATCCCAACAGCAATTACAACGGCCCAGTTGCCCTTAGCTATAACGTCATTGATGGCAATGGTGGTATCCTACCCACAACTCAACAGTTTATCTTGTCACCAGTCATTCACACTTTTACTGGTACTTCCAAAGCTGATACCCTGACTGGGACAACAGGAGCCGATACATTAATTGGCCTAGCTGGCAATGATACCTATATTGTTAATCATTCTGGTGACATTGTTGTTGAGAATGCCAAGGCAGGCACAGATACCGTCCAGGCTTCTATTTCCTACACCCTCGGAGCCAACGTCGAAAATCTTGTCTTAACTGGTATTGACGCCATTAATGGTACAGGGAATGCTCTCAAAAATGTAATCACAGGGAATGATGCGGCAAATATTTTAGATGGAGGAACAGGAGCCGATACTTTAGTTGGAGGAACTGGTAACGACACCTATATTGTTGACAACACAGGTGATTTGGTCATAGAAACCTCCACCTTAGCCACCGAAATTGACACAGTTCAGTCTTCCGTTACCTACATCTTAGGAGCCAATGTAGAAAACTTGATTTTAGTAGGAACTAACTCGATTAAAGGAACGGGTAATGTGCTTGATAATTTCATTACAGGTAATGGTGCTGCTAATACGCTTGATGGTGGTGCTGGCAATGATAGTCTTTTTGGTGGTGCCGGTAATGATATCCTCACAGGAGGCGGCGGTAGTGACCTCTTAGTTGGAGGAACCGGTAACGATACCCTCAATTTAGGCCTTAATGATGGCGTTGCCGATGTGGTTCGTTATACCATTGGAGATGGTGCGGATGTGATTAATCAATTTGTGAAAGGCATTGATAAACTAGCCTTTACGGGTATTAGTTTTATTGATGTCAAAGTCTTAGGAAGCGATACCCAATTACGGTTAGGAAATGGCATTGCTGGTGATGCCGGATTTGGTACAGGAACGTTACTGGAAACCATCAAAGGGGTAACTGGCTTTACGGCGGCTCATTTAGGGGTTGGTGGAACCAGTGTGGACAGTAGCAATACTGCTCAATTTTTCTTTGGCTAA
- a CDS encoding PepSY domain-containing protein: MNFSKIHRKIAPILLIPLLLTAVSGLAYRLGRSWFGLDDEFGELMMSLHEGRFLGDGLVPFYVLLMGLGLLGLLITGLVVFRKRRALSRNHPTQNWRRYHYMVALAAALPLLISLLTGIAYRLGVNWFGVSEESAEILLVIHQGAYLGSALKPFYVLGLGLSLLALIITGLQMLGVLRQWPSFSR, from the coding sequence ATGAATTTCAGCAAAATACATCGTAAAATTGCCCCTATTCTCCTGATACCGTTACTCTTAACGGCTGTTTCTGGGCTGGCCTATCGTCTTGGCCGAAGCTGGTTTGGCCTTGATGATGAATTTGGAGAATTGATGATGTCTCTCCATGAGGGACGATTTTTAGGAGACGGTTTAGTCCCTTTCTATGTTTTGCTCATGGGGCTAGGACTGTTGGGGTTGCTGATTACGGGATTGGTCGTTTTTCGGAAACGGCGTGCCCTATCAAGAAATCACCCAACCCAGAATTGGCGGCGTTACCATTACATGGTTGCCCTAGCTGCCGCTCTACCGTTATTGATCTCCCTACTAACGGGTATTGCCTATCGCCTTGGGGTGAATTGGTTTGGGGTTTCAGAGGAATCTGCTGAAATCCTCCTGGTCATCCACCAAGGGGCCTACCTCGGTTCTGCTCTCAAACCTTTTTATGTTCTGGGCTTAGGTCTTAGTCTATTGGCTCTCATTATCACAGGCCTGCAAATGCTAGGTGTTCTGCGTCAATGGCCGAGTTTTTCCCGTTGA
- a CDS encoding deoxyribodipyrimidine photo-lyase yields the protein MSHPLVLFWHRRDLRLMDHLGLSQVREKSARIVGLFCLDPQILRAADMAPARMAYFLGCLADLEQHYQALGSQLLIFQGDPTEVIPRVAEKLGAKIVAWGLDVEPYAQQRDQQVATALRSRGIALETVWDQLLHHPGAILSQAGQPYSVYTPFWKNWSQKDKATVAPALSSLVGLETEDKEQLEALKPIPLPTLADLGFTWDNPLPLAPGESAARERLDWFVDQALANYQQNRNFPALDGTSQLSAALKFGVIGIRTLWQATLEALAHSRSEEETASIQTWQQELAWREFYQHCLYFFPRLALGPYREPFHHFVWEDNPEHFQAWCEGRTGFPIVDAAMRQLNQTGWMHNRCRMIVASFLTKDLILNWQQGELYFMQTLYDGDLAANNGGWQWSASSGMDPKPLRIFNPMTQAQKFDPEGEYIRRWLPELASCDTSELLTGKISDYQRRRLGYVPAIVDHNQQQKEFKRRYQTLKS from the coding sequence ATGAGTCATCCGTTGGTTTTATTTTGGCATCGTCGGGATCTCCGACTGATGGATCACCTGGGCCTGAGTCAAGTGCGAGAGAAGAGTGCCCGGATTGTGGGCCTTTTTTGCTTGGATCCCCAAATTCTACGGGCCGCCGATATGGCACCAGCTCGGATGGCCTATTTCCTGGGCTGTTTGGCCGATTTAGAACAGCATTATCAGGCCCTGGGCAGTCAACTGCTGATCTTTCAGGGAGATCCCACCGAAGTGATTCCCCGAGTCGCAGAAAAACTAGGGGCCAAAATAGTGGCCTGGGGCCTGGATGTTGAACCCTACGCCCAACAGCGAGACCAACAGGTGGCCACGGCCCTGAGAAGTCGGGGGATTGCGCTAGAAACAGTCTGGGATCAACTCCTGCACCACCCTGGGGCCATCCTTTCCCAAGCGGGCCAACCCTACAGCGTCTACACCCCCTTTTGGAAGAATTGGTCGCAAAAAGACAAGGCTACCGTAGCGCCAGCACTCTCATCCTTAGTTGGTCTAGAAACCGAAGACAAGGAACAATTAGAAGCTTTGAAGCCAATCCCCCTGCCGACCCTGGCTGACCTGGGGTTCACTTGGGATAATCCCCTCCCCCTGGCCCCCGGAGAAAGCGCCGCCCGTGAGCGCCTAGACTGGTTTGTTGACCAGGCCCTGGCTAACTACCAGCAAAATCGCAATTTTCCGGCCCTGGATGGAACCTCTCAACTCAGTGCCGCCTTAAAATTTGGCGTGATCGGTATTCGTACCCTCTGGCAGGCCACCTTGGAAGCCTTGGCCCATAGTCGCAGTGAAGAGGAAACTGCTAGTATCCAAACCTGGCAACAGGAACTGGCCTGGCGGGAGTTTTATCAGCATTGTCTCTACTTCTTCCCTCGTCTGGCCCTGGGCCCCTACCGGGAGCCGTTCCATCATTTTGTTTGGGAGGATAATCCGGAGCATTTCCAGGCCTGGTGTGAGGGCCGGACAGGTTTTCCCATCGTGGATGCGGCGATGCGGCAGTTAAACCAAACGGGTTGGATGCACAACCGTTGTCGCATGATCGTAGCCAGTTTTTTAACCAAGGATTTAATCCTTAATTGGCAGCAAGGGGAATTGTATTTTATGCAAACCCTCTACGATGGTGACTTGGCCGCGAATAACGGGGGGTGGCAGTGGAGCGCCTCCAGTGGTATGGATCCCAAGCCTTTGCGGATTTTTAACCCCATGACCCAGGCCCAAAAGTTCGACCCAGAAGGTGAATATATTCGTCGCTGGTTACCGGAGTTGGCTAGCTGCGATACATCAGAATTGTTAACAGGAAAAATATCTGATTATCAGCGACGGCGATTGGGCTATGTTCCCGCCATTGTCGATCACAATCAACAGCAAAAGGAGTTTAAACGTCGCTACCAGACCTTAAAATCCTAG
- a CDS encoding ferredoxin-thioredoxin reductase catalytic domain-containing protein: MTSVPSDSNKNLEAMKHFAEQYAKRTNTYFCSDLSVTAVVIEGLARHKEELGSPLCPCRHYEDKEAEVKNTFWNCPCVPMRERKECHCMLFLTPDNDFAGQEQNISMELLSEVKASMSA, translated from the coding sequence ATGACCAGCGTTCCCTCCGACAGCAATAAAAACCTAGAGGCCATGAAGCATTTTGCTGAGCAGTATGCTAAACGGACGAATACCTATTTTTGTAGTGATCTGTCGGTAACGGCGGTGGTAATTGAAGGATTAGCGCGCCACAAGGAAGAACTCGGGTCGCCCCTCTGTCCCTGTCGCCACTACGAAGACAAGGAAGCCGAGGTTAAAAATACCTTTTGGAATTGCCCCTGTGTGCCGATGCGGGAGCGCAAGGAATGCCACTGTATGCTCTTTTTAACGCCGGATAACGACTTCGCTGGCCAGGAACAAAATATTTCCATGGAACTACTGTCGGAAGTCAAGGCCAGCATGAGCGCCTAA
- a CDS encoding DUF309 domain-containing protein → MSLPSLALAVAEFNQREFYACHDILEAIWLEAEPTEKNFYQGILQIAVGCYHLQNLNWQGAVILLGEGIRRLQTFQPQYQGVQITALMEQSFALLTALQAITPEQVATFWEQQVLSGEQPLPILTLVVGPDS, encoded by the coding sequence ATGTCCCTACCGAGCCTGGCCCTGGCCGTTGCGGAATTTAATCAACGAGAATTCTACGCCTGCCACGACATTCTAGAGGCTATTTGGCTAGAGGCCGAGCCGACGGAAAAAAATTTCTACCAAGGCATTTTGCAGATTGCTGTTGGTTGCTATCATCTGCAAAACCTCAACTGGCAAGGAGCCGTTATTTTACTAGGGGAAGGGATTCGACGACTCCAGACCTTCCAACCCCAGTACCAAGGGGTTCAGATTACGGCCCTGATGGAACAAAGTTTTGCTCTGCTGACGGCCCTCCAGGCCATTACCCCTGAGCAAGTTGCAACCTTTTGGGAGCAACAGGTCTTGTCGGGAGAACAACCCCTGCCGATACTCACCCTGGTCGTCGGGCCAGATAGCTAA
- a CDS encoding Cof-type HAD-IIB family hydrolase — protein MAIKLLVLDIDGTIAGESNHIRPKVKDAIRKVQAKGIAVTLATGRMYHSALPFHQAIASTFPLIAYNGAWTKAPQQDQLLREFALPTTLALEILDYFEQAGLRQKLEVHCYHQDQLYVREITPETERYVARSGVQPHAVGDLRPIIEKSTIKLLAISPQVGLIQALITDLHQRYATHDVHLTQSTEIYFEITHAKANKGLAVQHLAEDYLGLQPEQVMAIGDNFNDLEMLRYAGLSVAMGNAPEPVQAVADWITDDVEADGVALALEKFLLA, from the coding sequence ATGGCCATTAAATTGCTGGTGTTAGATATTGATGGAACCATTGCGGGCGAGTCCAATCACATTCGTCCCAAGGTCAAGGATGCGATCCGCAAAGTCCAAGCCAAGGGCATTGCCGTCACCCTTGCCACCGGCAGAATGTACCATTCCGCTTTGCCTTTCCACCAGGCCATTGCCTCCACGTTTCCCCTGATTGCCTATAATGGCGCTTGGACAAAGGCCCCCCAACAAGACCAACTATTGCGGGAGTTTGCCCTGCCCACGACCCTGGCCCTAGAGATTTTGGACTATTTTGAACAAGCGGGCCTGCGGCAAAAATTAGAAGTCCATTGCTACCACCAAGACCAGCTCTACGTGCGCGAAATTACCCCAGAAACCGAGCGCTACGTGGCCCGTTCCGGTGTCCAGCCCCATGCCGTCGGTGACCTGCGACCAATTATTGAGAAATCAACGATTAAGCTGTTGGCCATTAGCCCCCAGGTGGGTCTGATCCAGGCCCTGATCACCGATCTGCACCAGCGTTATGCGACCCACGACGTCCACCTGACCCAATCGACGGAAATTTACTTTGAAATCACCCATGCCAAAGCGAATAAAGGCCTAGCGGTTCAGCATCTGGCCGAAGATTACCTGGGCCTCCAACCGGAGCAAGTGATGGCCATTGGCGACAATTTTAATGATCTGGAAATGCTTCGTTATGCCGGTCTAAGCGTAGCCATGGGTAATGCCCCGGAACCCGTCCAGGCCGTTGCTGACTGGATTACCGATGATGTGGAAGCGGATGGTGTGGCCCTGGCCTTGGAAAAATTCCTTCTGGCCTAG